A stretch of the Aegilops tauschii subsp. strangulata cultivar AL8/78 chromosome 4, Aet v6.0, whole genome shotgun sequence genome encodes the following:
- the LOC109763661 gene encoding protein SCARECROW 1 has product MGSSSLLLFPSSSSSAPNHSSYSHAHAAASASHSALLPPLPSPSPSDLFLYLDQLDHQEGAAAMVRKRPAPDVDLPPPRRHVTGDLSDVTAATGGAAPPQQLPSAVAGSAQLPALPMQLPAFGGHLQAPVPAMDVVVAPQVATEVNVNNNSTAWVDGIIRDIIGSSGAAVSVAQLIHNVREIIHPCNPGLASLLELRLRSLLASDLVQHPPPPPPPPHHPPSLLPGAGGNTILSAPPVPALPPPPPPDKRRREEEQQNPPPQSPKPPPSAEETAAAAAAAAAAASAALKERKEEQRRRQRDEEGLHLLTLLLQCAESVNSDDLDEAQRALLEIAELATPFGTSTQRVAAYFAEAMSARLVSSCLGLYAPLPNASSPAASRLVNSRVAAAFQVFNGISPFVKFSHFTANQAIQEAFEREDRVHIVDLDIMQGLQWPGLFHILASRPGGPPRVRLTGLGASMEALEATGKRLSDFAHTLGLPFEFYPVAGKAGNLDPEKLGVDTRRREAVAVHWLHHSLYDVTGNDSNTLNLIQRLAPKVVTMVEQDLSHSGSFLARFVEAIHYYSALFDSLDASYSEDSSERHVVEQQLLAREIRNVLAVGGPARTGDIKFGNWREKLAQSGFRAASLAGSAAAQASLLLGMFPSDGYTLVEENGTLKLGWKDLCLLTASAWRPFQALGR; this is encoded by the exons ATgggctcctcctccctcctcctcttcccctcgtcctcctcctccgccccCAACCACTCCTCTTATTCCCATGCTCATGCTGCCGCCTCCGCTTCCCACTCCGCCTTGCTCCCACCGCTCCCCTCCCCGTCCCCCTCCGACCTCTTCCTCTACCTCGACCAGCTAGACCACCAAGAGGGCGCCGCCGCCATGGTACGCAAGCGCCCGGCTCCGGACGTCGACCTGCCCCCGCCCCGGCGCCATGTCACCGGGGACCTCTCCGACGTCACCGCCGCTACGGGCGGAGCGGCGCCCCCGCAGCAGCTCCCGTCGGCGGTGGCAGGGAGCGCGCAGCTGCCCGCGCTGCCGATGCAGCTGCCGGCGTTCGGCGGCCACCTGCAGGCGCCAGTGCCGGCGATGGACGTCGTCGTCGCACCGCAGGTCGCGACGGAGGTTAACGTCAACAATAACAGCACGGCGTGGGTGGACGGCATCATCCGGGACATCATCGGCAGCAGCGGCGCCGCGGTCTCCGTCGCGCAGCTCATCCACAACGTCCGGGAGATCATCCACCCCTGTAACCCCGGACTCGCTTCACTCCTAGAGCTCCGCCTCCGCTCGCTCCTCGCATCCGACCTTGTCCagcacccgccgccgcctcctcctcctccccatcATCCGCCCTCACTCCTACCCGGTGCCGGTGGCAACACGATACTCTCCGCCCCGCCAGTGCCGGcgctccctccgccgccgcctcccgacaAGCGGCGCCGCGAGGAGGAGCAGCAGAACCCGCCGCCGCAGTCGCCGAAGCCGCCCCCTTCCGCGGAGGAAACCGCCGCGGCCGCCGCAGCCGCTGCAGCGGCAGCTTCCGCCGCCTTGAAGGAGCGGAAAGAGGAGCAGCGGCGGAGGCAGCGCGACGAGGAGGGTCTCCATCTGCTGACGCTCCTTCTGCAGTGCGCCGAGTCCGTCAACTCCGACGACCTCGACGAGGCCCAGCGCGCCCTGCTGGAGATCGCGGAGCTGGCCACCCCGTTCGGCACCTCCACGCAGCGCGTCGCCGCCTACTTCGCGGAGGCCATGTCGGCCCGCCTCGTCAGCTCCTGCCTCGGCCTCTACGCGCCGCTCCCCAACGCGTCGTCCCCCGCCGCGTCCCGCCTCGTCAACTCGCGCGTCGCCGCGGCGTTCCAGGTGTTCAACGGCATCAGCCCCTTCGTCAAGTTCTCCCACTTCACGGCGAACCAGGCCATCCAGGAGGCGTTCGAGCGGGAGGACCGCGTCCACATCGTGGACCTCGACATCATGCAGGGGCTCCAGTGGCCGGGACTGTTCCACATCCTCGCCTCCCGCCCGGGCGGCCCGCCCAGGGTCAGGCTCACCGGGCTCGGCGCGTCCATGGAGGCGCTGGAGGCCACCGGGAAGCGGCTGTCGGACTTCGCCCACACGCTGGGCCTGCCGTTCGAGTTCTACCCGGTGGCGGGCAAAGCTGGGAACCTCGATCCGGAGAAGCTCGGCGTCGACACGCGGCGGCGCGAGGCTGTTGCCGTCCACTGGCTCCACCACTCGCTCTACGACGTCACCGGCAACGACTCCAACACACTCAACCTCATCCAAAG GTTGGCGCCGAAGGTGGTGACAATGGTGGAGCAGGACCTGAGCCACTCTGGCTCCTTTCTTGCCCGCTTCGTGGAGGCCATCCACTACTACTCGGCGCTCTTCGACTCGCTGGACGCGAGCTATAGCGAGGACAGCTCGGAGCGGCACGTCGTGGAGCAGCAGCTGCTGGCGAGGGAGATCCGCAATGTGCTGGCCGTGGGTGGCCCGGCGCGCACCGGGGACATCAAGTTCGGAAACTGGCGGGAGAAGCTCGCGCAGTCGGGGTTCCGTGCGGCGTCGCTGGCGGGCAGCGCCGCCGCGCAGGCTTCCCTGCTGCTCGGCATGTTCCCCTCGGATGGCTACACTCTCGTTGAGGAGAATGGCACTCTGAAGCTTGGATGGAAGGATCTTTGCTTGCTCACTGCATCTGCTTGGCGCCCATTTCAGGCTTTAGGTCGTTAG